In one Butyrivibrio proteoclasticus B316 genomic region, the following are encoded:
- the rpmD gene encoding 50S ribosomal protein L30, with product MADKKLKITLVKSTIGAIPKQVATVKSMGFKKLNSSVELPDNSATRGQIQQIRHLVKVEEI from the coding sequence ATGGCAGATAAGAAGCTTAAGATCACATTGGTTAAGTCAACTATCGGTGCTATTCCTAAGCAGGTAGCAACAGTTAAATCAATGGGATTCAAGAAACTTAACAGTTCTGTTGAACTTCCTGATAACTCTGCAACAAGAGGTCAGATTCAGCAGATCAGACACCTCGTTAAGGTAGAAGAGATCTAA
- the rplO gene encoding 50S ribosomal protein L15 codes for MELSNLRPAEGSKQSDNFRRGRGHGSGNGKTAGKGHKGQKARSGAPRLGFEGGQMPLFRRLPKRGFKNINHKNIVGINLSALEVFDNGAVVDIQALKDQGIVKKELDGVKILGNGEFTKKLTVKANAFSASAKEKIEALGGTTEVI; via the coding sequence ATGGAATTATCCAACTTAAGACCTGCTGAGGGTTCAAAGCAGAGCGATAATTTTAGAAGAGGCCGTGGTCATGGTTCAGGAAACGGCAAGACTGCTGGTAAGGGACACAAGGGACAGAAGGCTCGTTCAGGAGCTCCAAGACTTGGTTTCGAAGGTGGTCAGATGCCACTTTTCAGAAGACTTCCTAAGAGAGGCTTCAAGAACATCAACCACAAAAATATCGTAGGCATCAATCTTAGCGCACTTGAAGTATTTGACAACGGAGCAGTTGTAGATATTCAGGCACTCAAGGACCAGGGAATCGTTAAGAAGGAACTTGACGGCGTGAAGATTCTTGGCAACGGAGAATTTACTAAGAAGCTTACGGTTAAAGCTAATGCTTTTAGTGCATCAGCTAAAGAGAAGATCGAGGCTCTTGGTGGAACAACAGAGGTGATCTAA
- the secY gene encoding preprotein translocase subunit SecY, giving the protein MFKSLMNALKVKELRNKILFTICMLGVIRLGSAIPVPGMNVSVFQNWFKSLTESDSFGFMDRFTGGSFENMSILALNITPYITSSIIIQLLTIAIPKFEEWQRDGEDGRKKLTALTRYVTVALALIESIAMAIGFYRNTGFLTEQSIFLVIQIVAALTAGSAFLMWIGERITDNGVGNGISIVLTINILSRMPSDLKALYEQFVSGKAIARGVVSAIIILAVIVAMVVLVVLLNGAERRIPVQYAKKIQGRKTYGGARSEIPLKVNTAGVMPIIFAMSLFQFPIIISQLVGYNGSGFWGKFIAYLNQSNWCNPNHWNYSIGLVVYILLLIFFAYFYTSITFNPLEIADNMKKQGGFIPGIRPGKPTSDYLTSILNYIIFIGACGLTIIGVLPIFFNGVFGASVSFGGTSLIIVVSVILETIKQIESQMLVRNYKGFLED; this is encoded by the coding sequence ATGTTTAAGTCCCTAATGAATGCATTAAAAGTCAAGGAATTGAGAAATAAGATTCTTTTCACCATTTGTATGCTTGGTGTGATCAGATTAGGATCTGCTATTCCTGTTCCTGGAATGAACGTTTCAGTTTTCCAGAATTGGTTTAAGAGTCTTACAGAAAGTGATTCCTTTGGCTTCATGGATCGATTTACTGGTGGATCATTTGAGAATATGTCAATCCTGGCACTCAATATCACACCATACATTACATCTTCCATTATCATTCAGCTTCTCACAATTGCAATTCCTAAGTTTGAGGAATGGCAGAGAGATGGCGAGGATGGAAGAAAGAAGCTTACAGCTCTTACAAGATATGTAACAGTAGCGTTAGCTCTTATCGAATCCATTGCAATGGCAATCGGTTTTTACAGGAACACAGGCTTCCTTACAGAACAGTCTATTTTCCTTGTAATTCAGATTGTGGCAGCCCTTACAGCTGGTAGTGCATTCCTGATGTGGATTGGTGAAAGAATCACAGACAATGGGGTAGGAAACGGTATTTCAATTGTTCTGACTATCAACATTCTTTCAAGAATGCCGTCAGATTTGAAGGCCCTTTACGAGCAGTTCGTAAGCGGCAAGGCTATTGCTAGGGGAGTTGTATCAGCTATAATCATACTTGCTGTTATAGTTGCAATGGTAGTATTGGTAGTTCTTCTTAATGGCGCTGAGCGTAGAATTCCTGTTCAGTATGCTAAGAAGATCCAGGGTAGGAAGACATACGGTGGTGCCCGTTCAGAGATTCCTCTCAAGGTCAATACAGCAGGCGTTATGCCTATTATTTTTGCAATGTCTTTATTCCAGTTCCCAATTATTATCAGCCAGTTAGTTGGCTATAATGGTTCAGGATTCTGGGGCAAGTTTATTGCATATCTTAACCAGAGTAACTGGTGTAATCCTAATCACTGGAATTACTCAATTGGTTTAGTAGTATACATTTTGTTGCTTATCTTCTTTGCGTATTTCTATACGTCAATTACCTTCAATCCACTTGAGATTGCAGATAATATGAAGAAGCAGGGAGGCTTTATCCCAGGTATCAGACCAGGAAAGCCTACAAGTGATTACCTTACAAGCATTTTGAATTACATCATTTTCATTGGAGCTTGCGGCCTTACAATTATTGGTGTATTGCCTATCTTCTTTAATGGTGTATTTGGTGCCAGCGTTTCATTTGGTGGAACTAGCCTTATCATCGTGGTAAGTGTTATTCTTGAGACTATCAAGCAGATTGAATCTCAGATGTTGGTACGTAATTACAAGGGCTTCTTAGAAGACTAA
- a CDS encoding adenylate kinase, with the protein MKIIMLGAPGAGKGTQAQMIADKYNIPHISTGDIFRANIKNGTELGKKAKEYMDKGLLVPDELTVQLLLDRVANEDCKNGYVLDGFPRTIPQADVLDSELTKLGDKVDYAVNVDVPDENIVHRMSGRRACLKCGATYHIEHIPPKTEGICDKCGSELVLRDDDKPETVQNRLAVYHEQTQPLIEYYDKKNILKTVDGTKDMQEVFSDIVNILNA; encoded by the coding sequence ATGAAAATTATTATGTTGGGTGCGCCTGGAGCAGGCAAAGGAACTCAGGCTCAGATGATCGCGGATAAGTATAATATTCCGCATATTTCCACTGGAGACATCTTTAGAGCTAATATCAAGAATGGTACAGAACTTGGCAAGAAAGCCAAAGAGTATATGGATAAGGGACTGCTTGTTCCTGATGAGCTTACAGTTCAGCTTCTCCTTGACAGAGTAGCTAACGAAGATTGTAAGAATGGATACGTTCTTGATGGTTTCCCACGTACTATTCCTCAGGCAGATGTTCTTGACAGTGAGCTTACTAAGCTTGGTGATAAAGTAGATTATGCGGTTAACGTTGATGTGCCGGATGAGAATATTGTACACAGAATGTCAGGAAGAAGAGCATGCCTTAAGTGTGGTGCGACCTATCATATTGAACATATTCCACCTAAGACTGAGGGGATATGTGATAAATGTGGAAGCGAACTGGTATTGAGAGATGATGATAAGCCTGAGACAGTTCAGAACAGACTTGCCGTTTATCATGAGCAGACACAGCCTCTTATCGAATACTACGATAAGAAGAATATTTTGAAGACAGTTGACGGTACAAAGGACATGCAGGAAGTATTTAGCGATATAGTTAATATTCTTAATGCATAA
- the map gene encoding type I methionyl aminopeptidase, translated as MAITIKTDEEIDLMRQSGQLLAKVHEELHAAVRPGISTLELDEIGEKTIRALGGIPNCKNYEGFPASVCISVNDEVVHGIPSADRILQEGDIVTFDTGLIYKGYHSDAARTWGVGKISDDAQKLIDVTKQSFFEGIKKAKAGNRLHDISRAIDSYIKPYGYGIVRELTGHGIGTSLHEDPIVPNYRKFTRGVKLRKGMTICVEPMITMGERYVGWLDDDWTVVTVDGSLAAHYENTIAITDGEPEILTLERS; from the coding sequence ATGGCTATAACAATAAAAACAGATGAAGAAATTGATTTAATGAGACAATCTGGACAGCTTTTGGCTAAGGTTCATGAAGAGCTCCATGCTGCTGTTCGTCCCGGTATCTCAACACTTGAGCTCGATGAGATAGGTGAGAAGACTATCCGTGCTCTGGGAGGAATACCCAATTGTAAGAATTATGAGGGTTTTCCTGCTTCTGTATGTATTTCTGTGAATGACGAGGTTGTTCACGGAATTCCAAGTGCCGATAGAATCCTGCAAGAAGGTGACATAGTTACTTTTGATACAGGACTTATATATAAAGGGTATCATTCCGATGCTGCCAGAACCTGGGGCGTTGGTAAGATAAGCGATGATGCTCAGAAACTCATAGATGTTACTAAACAAAGTTTTTTTGAAGGTATCAAGAAAGCTAAGGCTGGTAACAGATTGCATGATATATCAAGGGCAATTGATTCTTATATTAAGCCCTATGGATATGGCATTGTAAGGGAACTGACAGGTCATGGTATTGGAACTTCTCTTCACGAAGATCCAATTGTTCCAAATTATAGAAAGTTTACCCGAGGAGTTAAACTTAGAAAAGGTATGACAATATGCGTTGAACCTATGATCACGATGGGGGAGCGCTATGTTGGGTGGCTTGATGATGATTGGACGGTAGTGACAGTTGACGGCTCACTTGCAGCACATTATGAGAATACTATTGCCATAACAGATGGCGAACCAGAGATACTAACATTGGAAAGGTCTTGA
- the infA gene encoding translation initiation factor IF-1, with the protein MSKADVIEIEGKVIEKLPNTMFQVELENGHVVLAHISGKLRQNFIRILPGDKVTLELSPYDLTKGRIIWRDK; encoded by the coding sequence ATGTCAAAGGCTGATGTAATTGAAATTGAAGGAAAAGTAATTGAGAAGCTTCCAAACACAATGTTCCAGGTTGAACTTGAGAATGGACACGTTGTTTTAGCACATATTAGTGGTAAGCTCAGACAGAACTTTATCAGGATTTTACCTGGTGATAAGGTAACACTTGAACTTTCTCCATATGATCTTACAAAGGGAAGAATTATCTGGAGAGATAAGTAA
- the mgrA gene encoding L-glyceraldehyde 3-phosphate reductase, translated as MYTSNEKRYEKMQYNRCGKSGLKLPAISLGLWHNFGDNSDFSNMEQMCFTAFDNGITHFDLANNYGPAEGAAEINFGKILKESMHKYRDEMIISTKAGYYMWPGPYGDWGSRKYLIASLDQSLQRMGLDYVDIFYHHRMDPETPLEETMEALAQIVRSGKALYVGISNYDGPTLEKASAILTELHVPFIINQNRYNIFDRTIEKNGLKEKAKELGKGIICFSPLAQGLLTNRYLNGIPEDSRIRTDGRFLKENQLSDNKLNCIRKLNDIAQKRGQTLAEMALAWILKDDYITSVIIGASKPSQILDNIKAIENTTFTESELKEIDSIVASFE; from the coding sequence ATGTACACTTCCAATGAAAAAAGATATGAAAAAATGCAATATAATCGCTGCGGCAAAAGCGGCCTGAAGCTCCCTGCTATATCCCTCGGCTTATGGCATAATTTCGGTGATAATTCAGACTTTAGCAACATGGAGCAGATGTGCTTCACCGCTTTCGACAATGGTATCACACATTTTGATCTTGCCAATAACTATGGTCCAGCCGAAGGTGCAGCAGAGATTAATTTCGGTAAAATTCTAAAAGAAAGTATGCACAAATACAGAGATGAAATGATCATCTCAACAAAAGCCGGTTACTACATGTGGCCAGGGCCTTATGGCGATTGGGGAAGCCGCAAGTATCTTATTGCCAGTCTTGATCAGTCACTTCAAAGAATGGGACTTGATTATGTGGATATCTTTTACCACCATAGAATGGATCCGGAGACACCACTTGAAGAGACTATGGAAGCTCTCGCACAGATAGTTAGAAGTGGCAAAGCCTTATATGTTGGTATCTCCAATTATGATGGTCCTACTTTAGAAAAGGCTTCTGCAATTCTGACAGAACTTCATGTTCCATTTATCATTAACCAGAACCGTTACAATATTTTTGATCGTACCATTGAGAAAAACGGCCTGAAAGAAAAGGCCAAGGAATTAGGAAAGGGAATTATCTGCTTTTCTCCACTTGCACAAGGCCTTCTTACCAACAGATACCTTAATGGAATTCCTGAAGATAGCAGAATTCGTACAGATGGAAGATTTCTGAAAGAGAACCAGTTAAGTGATAATAAGCTAAACTGCATTAGAAAGCTTAATGATATAGCCCAGAAGAGAGGACAGACTTTAGCTGAAATGGCACTTGCATGGATTCTTAAAGATGACTATATTACTTCAGTGATCATTGGCGCTTCCAAGCCAAGTCAGATTCTTGATAATATTAAGGCTATTGAAAATACAACATTCACCGAATCTGAACTAAAAGAAATTGATTCAATTGTTGCTTCATTTGAGTAA
- a CDS encoding transglutaminase domain-containing protein, translated as MKKLLGKLLGLILAIVIAACGFIVLCGINSDVAKGASEVSKGLGNYIRSQAAAEATGESSTANTSTDNSDGNMMADAIGDLADAASYVSSFTVSEVQEKEFAEYEGDWSSSGIDKDVVKEAVEPLVNQDLSEDPTDDTTYYNITDDMSGLVQTQKNVINLETSDDVQKAISDISMGSTGSDYTFSANYYPYYNMLTDKCKQLYKQIYANTLSERTTFLPVTKATSDEWNNALMSVIFDHPELFWLNTRMYTEYDYKGSVVKVQLYFYKDELGDIKAARDTFDLMIDSFLAQANEQKFKTDYDKEVYVHDQLAERLTYKENPLDQSAYSAIVGNETVCAGYSKAFQLLMQKMDVPTYLSVGWGGGLISGDMHAWDIIKLGNDYYNLDVTWDDQDPVNYNYFNQTDSDFHRHIRMFNSQYLPACNGKKYAKSPTSNQ; from the coding sequence ATGAAGAAATTATTGGGAAAACTGTTAGGTTTAATTCTGGCCATCGTAATTGCTGCGTGTGGCTTTATTGTGCTATGCGGAATTAATTCGGACGTGGCTAAAGGAGCCTCAGAGGTCTCCAAGGGACTTGGAAATTACATTCGTTCTCAGGCCGCAGCTGAGGCAACTGGTGAATCGTCTACAGCTAATACGTCAACCGATAATTCAGACGGAAATATGATGGCTGATGCCATTGGAGATCTTGCGGATGCAGCATCTTATGTCAGCTCTTTTACCGTATCCGAGGTACAGGAAAAAGAATTTGCTGAGTACGAGGGCGATTGGAGCAGCTCCGGAATAGATAAAGATGTAGTTAAAGAAGCAGTAGAACCGCTTGTTAATCAGGATCTTAGCGAGGATCCGACAGACGACACTACCTACTATAATATTACAGATGATATGTCAGGTCTTGTTCAGACGCAGAAGAATGTTATAAACCTTGAAACTTCTGACGATGTTCAGAAAGCTATCAGTGATATCAGTATGGGAAGCACCGGATCTGATTATACTTTTAGTGCTAATTATTATCCTTATTACAATATGCTGACGGATAAATGTAAACAGCTCTACAAGCAGATATATGCTAATACCTTGTCAGAGAGAACAACTTTTTTGCCGGTGACAAAGGCTACTTCTGATGAATGGAATAATGCGCTTATGAGCGTGATCTTTGATCATCCTGAGCTATTCTGGCTAAATACCAGAATGTACACGGAATACGATTATAAAGGTAGTGTTGTAAAAGTTCAGCTATATTTCTATAAAGATGAACTTGGAGATATTAAGGCAGCGAGAGATACATTTGATCTGATGATTGATAGTTTCCTTGCTCAGGCGAATGAGCAGAAGTTTAAAACAGACTATGACAAAGAAGTTTATGTCCATGATCAATTGGCAGAACGTTTAACATATAAAGAAAATCCACTGGATCAGAGTGCTTATAGTGCAATTGTTGGAAATGAAACGGTTTGTGCAGGGTACTCAAAGGCTTTTCAATTACTGATGCAAAAGATGGATGTACCAACCTATTTATCTGTTGGATGGGGCGGAGGTCTGATATCCGGTGATATGCATGCTTGGGACATAATCAAACTTGGAAATGACTATTATAATTTGGATGTTACGTGGGATGATCAGGATCCCGTTAACTATAACTACTTCAATCAAACTGATTCGGACTTTCACAGGCATATACGCATGTTTAATTCACAGTATCTGCCAGCTTGTAATGGAAAAAAATATGCTAAATCGCCTACGTCTAATCAATAA
- the rpmJ gene encoding 50S ribosomal protein L36: protein MKVRSSVKPMCEKCKVIKRKGVIRVICDNPKHKQRQG, encoded by the coding sequence ATGAAAGTTAGGTCTTCTGTTAAGCCTATGTGCGAAAAGTGCAAGGTTATTAAGAGAAAGGGCGTTATCAGAGTTATCTGTGACAACCCTAAGCACAAACAGAGACAGGGATAA
- the rpsM gene encoding 30S ribosomal protein S13 gives MARIAGVDLPRDKRVEIGLTYIYGIGRTSSNKILEAAKVNPDTRVRDLTDDEVKKIAEIIGNDYDVEGDLRREVAMNIKRLTEIGCFRGMRHRRGLPCRGQRTKTNARTRKGPKRTIANKKK, from the coding sequence ATGGCTCGTATTGCAGGTGTAGATTTACCTAGAGATAAGCGAGTAGAGATCGGTTTGACATACATCTACGGAATTGGTAGAACAAGCTCAAACAAGATTCTTGAAGCTGCAAAAGTAAATCCGGACACACGTGTTCGTGATCTTACAGATGATGAAGTTAAGAAAATCGCCGAGATTATCGGTAATGACTACGATGTAGAGGGTGACCTTAGAAGAGAAGTTGCCATGAACATCAAGAGACTCACAGAGATCGGATGCTTCAGAGGAATGCGTCATAGAAGAGGACTTCCTTGCCGTGGTCAGAGAACAAAGACAAATGCAAGAACAAGAAAAGGACCAAAGAGAACAATCGCTAACAAGAAGAAATAA
- the rpsK gene encoding 30S ribosomal protein S11 encodes MANQKASAAKKAAAKKRVKKNVEHGQAHIQSSFNNTIVTLTDAAGNALSWASAGGLGFKGSRKSTPYAAQVAAETATKAALIHGLKTVDVFVKGPGSGREAAIRALAASGLTVTSITDVTPVPHNGCRPPKRRRV; translated from the coding sequence ATGGCAAATCAGAAAGCATCAGCTGCAAAGAAGGCAGCTGCAAAGAAGCGTGTCAAGAAAAACGTTGAACACGGACAGGCACATATCCAGTCATCTTTCAATAACACTATCGTTACATTGACAGATGCTGCAGGTAACGCTCTTAGCTGGGCAAGTGCTGGTGGTCTGGGATTTAAGGGTTCAAGGAAATCTACTCCTTATGCTGCACAGGTAGCTGCAGAAACAGCAACAAAGGCTGCTCTTATTCACGGCCTTAAGACTGTTGATGTATTCGTTAAGGGACCAGGATCAGGAAGAGAAGCTGCAATCAGAGCTCTTGCTGCAAGCGGCCTTACAGTTACATCTATCACAGATGTAACACCTGTACCACATAACGGATGCCGCCCACCTAAGCGCCGTAGAGTATAA
- the rpsD gene encoding 30S ribosomal protein S4: protein MAVNRVPVLKRCRSLDLDPTFLGYDKKSKRTSARAGKKMSEYGLQLREKQKAKFIYGVLEKPFRNYYDRADRMKGQTGANLMTILESRLDNVVFRMGFARTRREARQVVLHKFVLVNGKQINVPSYLVKAGDTIEIKEAAKNIQRFKDITEITAGRLVPEWIDVNKDNLQGTVKELPSREVIDVPVDEMLIVELYSK from the coding sequence ATGGCAGTAAACAGAGTTCCCGTTTTAAAGAGATGCAGATCACTTGATTTAGATCCAACATTCCTTGGATATGACAAGAAGTCTAAGAGAACATCAGCTAGAGCTGGTAAGAAGATGAGCGAGTATGGACTTCAGCTCCGCGAGAAGCAGAAGGCTAAGTTCATCTATGGCGTTCTTGAGAAGCCTTTCAGAAACTACTATGACAGAGCAGACAGAATGAAGGGTCAGACAGGTGCAAACCTTATGACAATTCTTGAGTCAAGACTTGACAACGTAGTATTCAGAATGGGATTCGCTAGAACAAGAAGAGAGGCTAGACAGGTTGTCCTTCACAAGTTCGTTCTTGTAAATGGCAAGCAGATCAACGTTCCTTCATATCTTGTTAAGGCTGGCGATACAATCGAAATCAAGGAAGCTGCTAAGAATATCCAGAGATTCAAGGATATCACAGAGATCACAGCTGGCAGACTCGTTCCTGAGTGGATTGATGTTAACAAGGACAATCTCCAGGGTACAGTTAAGGAACTTCCTTCAAGAGAAGTTATTGATGTACCAGTTGACGAAATGCTTATCGTCGAGTTGTATTCTAAGTAA
- a CDS encoding DNA-directed RNA polymerase subunit alpha produces MFDFERPNIEVAEISDDKKYGKFVVEPLERGYGITLGNSLRRIMLSSLPGAAVSQVKIEGVLHEFSSIPGVKEDVTEIIMNIKNLSIKNSSDTNEPKTAYIEYSGEGVVRASDIQVDQDIEIMNPDQVIATLSGKDAKLYMELTITKGRGYVSSDKNKGGDLPIGVIAIDSIYTPVERVNVTVENTRVGQVTDFDKLTLDVHTDGTLAPDEAVSLAAKVLSEHLSLFIDLSENAKTAEVMVEKEDDEKGKVLEMSIDELELSVRSFNCLKRAGINTVQELANKTSDDMMKVRNLGRKSLEEVLAKLDELGLSLRQDGEQ; encoded by the coding sequence GTGTTTGATTTTGAAAGACCAAATATTGAAGTTGCTGAAATCTCAGATGATAAGAAGTATGGTAAATTCGTAGTTGAGCCTCTTGAGAGAGGTTACGGTATTACACTGGGCAATTCCCTTCGCAGGATTATGCTCTCTTCTTTACCTGGAGCAGCAGTAAGTCAGGTCAAAATCGAAGGCGTACTGCATGAGTTCAGTTCAATTCCTGGTGTTAAGGAAGATGTAACTGAGATCATCATGAATATCAAGAACCTTTCTATCAAGAATTCTTCTGATACAAACGAGCCTAAGACTGCATACATTGAGTATAGTGGCGAAGGCGTTGTTAGGGCTTCTGATATCCAGGTTGACCAGGATATAGAGATCATGAATCCAGATCAGGTTATCGCTACACTTTCCGGCAAGGATGCTAAGCTTTACATGGAGCTTACTATCACAAAGGGAAGAGGTTATGTAAGCTCTGATAAGAATAAGGGTGGCGATCTTCCAATAGGAGTTATCGCTATCGATTCTATCTACACACCAGTAGAGAGAGTAAACGTAACTGTAGAGAATACTCGTGTAGGTCAGGTTACTGACTTTGATAAATTAACACTTGATGTTCACACAGATGGAACATTAGCTCCAGATGAGGCTGTAAGCCTTGCTGCTAAGGTTCTTAGTGAGCATCTTAGCCTCTTCATCGATCTTTCCGAAAATGCTAAGACTGCAGAAGTTATGGTAGAGAAGGAAGATGACGAGAAGGGCAAAGTTCTCGAGATGTCAATTGATGAACTTGAGCTTTCAGTTCGTTCATTCAACTGCCTTAAGAGAGCTGGTATCAATACCGTTCAGGAGCTTGCAAACAAGACTTCTGACGATATGATGAAGGTTCGTAACCTTGGACGTAAGTCACTTGAGGAAGTTCTTGCTAAGCTTGATGAGCTTGGTCTCTCACTTAGACAGGACGGCGAACAGTAA
- a CDS encoding bL17 family ribosomal protein, whose amino-acid sequence MAMYRKLGKATKPRRALLRNQVTALLYNGKIVTTEARAKEIKKIVEPMITLAAKEKDNYETLTVDCKVPEKDKDGKRVKEVVDGKKVTKFTTVKKEIKKDMPSRMHARRQLLKTLYPVVEVPTEKAGRKKNTKEVDLVAKLFDEYGPKYADRKGGYTRMIKIGQRKGDAAMMVVLELV is encoded by the coding sequence ATGGCAATGTACAGAAAGCTTGGAAAAGCTACAAAACCTAGAAGAGCACTTCTTCGTAACCAGGTAACAGCACTTCTTTACAATGGAAAGATTGTTACTACTGAGGCTAGAGCTAAGGAAATCAAGAAGATCGTAGAGCCTATGATCACTCTTGCAGCTAAGGAGAAAGACAACTACGAGACACTTACTGTTGATTGCAAGGTTCCTGAGAAGGACAAAGACGGTAAGAGAGTAAAGGAAGTTGTTGACGGCAAGAAGGTTACAAAGTTCACAACTGTTAAGAAGGAAATCAAGAAGGATATGCCTTCAAGAATGCACGCTAGACGTCAGCTTCTTAAGACTCTTTATCCAGTAGTTGAAGTTCCTACTGAGAAGGCTGGAAGAAAGAAGAACACTAAGGAAGTTGATCTTGTAGCTAAGCTTTTCGATGAGTATGGACCAAAGTATGCAGATCGTAAGGGTGGTTACACTCGTATGATCAAGATCGGCCAGAGAAAAGGCGATGCAGCTATGATGGTTGTTCTTGAGCTTGTATAA
- a CDS encoding M15 family metallopeptidase: MNNKYTKDFVLLGAIIIGCSIAARFMAKGETLAEYNESRSVVSDASSTSVSVTADAFDASSSTSASITAGAADTSSSDSASVNSDSSVSFYTSESNYASDIVTYADGFSYGSLPLNIIDKITGVSYVENDNISIDDLRYCSLLYNDFEGNTQHGELICNKSIAQDIVEIFYELYSSGYQIESVKLIDEYNGDDTASMEANNTSCFNYRVVDGTKKLSKHAYGLAIDLNPFYNPYITYNKDGTTNVSPEGSRIYEDRSSAFPYKIDENDLACKLFKAHGFRWGGDWNSVKDYQHFEKK; this comes from the coding sequence TTGAATAATAAATATACTAAAGATTTTGTTTTGCTCGGTGCAATTATTATCGGTTGTTCGATAGCAGCAAGATTTATGGCAAAAGGAGAGACCTTGGCAGAATATAACGAAAGCAGAAGTGTAGTTTCTGATGCTTCATCTACCAGTGTTTCGGTTACTGCAGATGCTTTTGATGCTTCATCGTCTACAAGTGCTTCGATTACTGCAGGTGCTGCTGATACTTCATCATCTGATAGTGCTTCGGTTAATTCAGATTCTTCTGTCAGTTTCTATACCAGTGAATCCAACTATGCTTCAGATATAGTAACCTATGCTGATGGTTTTTCTTATGGATCATTGCCTCTGAACATCATAGATAAAATCACTGGTGTGTCTTACGTTGAAAACGATAACATAAGTATTGACGATCTTAGATACTGCAGTCTTCTATATAACGATTTTGAGGGAAATACTCAGCATGGAGAGCTTATATGTAATAAATCTATAGCCCAGGATATAGTAGAAATCTTCTATGAGCTTTATTCAAGCGGTTATCAGATTGAGAGCGTTAAGCTGATTGACGAATATAACGGCGATGACACAGCCTCCATGGAAGCCAATAATACTTCCTGTTTTAACTACCGTGTAGTTGATGGTACCAAGAAATTGTCCAAACACGCTTATGGTCTGGCCATTGATCTAAATCCTTTTTACAATCCATACATTACTTATAACAAGGACGGGACTACGAATGTGTCTCCCGAAGGTAGCCGGATCTATGAAGATAGATCATCAGCGTTTCCATATAAGATTGATGAAAATGATCTGGCTTGCAAGTTGTTCAAAGCGCATGGATTTAGATGGGGCGGTGATTGGAATTCCGTCAAAGATTATCAGCACTTTGAAAAGAAATAA